The Chloroflexota bacterium nucleotide sequence TCAGGTACCGCGAGCACGCCGCCGTCTTCGAGGCCATCGAGCAGCGCGACGGCGAGGGCGCTTCGCTGGCGATGGCCGTCCACATGCGGGCCTTCCGGCACCTGATCCTCTCCGAGGACCGTCCAACCCGCTCGGAGTGAGCGCGCGCCGTCCAGCCGCCTGTCAGTCGCGAACTACGAGGTCGGGCCACTGCCGACGCTACCCCAGGGCGACTGCATGTTCATTGGTGTACCCGGAGCATCATGGAACGGGCGGTCGGGGACTGAAGTCCCCGCCTACAGTCACGCCGTCGCTGCGCGACGGTCGCCGGGAACGGCAGGCACTGGTGCGACTGGAGCGTCGCGCAGCGACTGCAGGATCGTAGGCGGGGCTTTCAAGCCCCGACGCGGCGGCACGACGACATCAACATGCAATCGCCCGGACTGATTCGTCCGGGCCATTGCATGTTCATTGGTGTCCCCGAAGCATCATGGAACGAGCGGTCGGGGACTGAAGTCCCCGCCTACAGTCACGCCGTCGCTGCGCGACGGCCGCCGGGAACGGCAGGCACTGGTGCGACTGGCGCGTCGCGCAGCGACTGCAGGATCGTAGGCGGGGCTTTCAAGCCCCGACGAGGTTGGTCGGCTGGCCCGCCAGGAACGCTCGGATGTTGCCGACCGTCGTGTCAAGGATCCGCCGCACGGCCTCGTGGCTGTTGAACGCGATGTGCGGTGTCAGCACGACGTTCTCGCGCCGCTGGAGCAGGTGCAGCCGCATGGCGGCCTTCAACTGCTCCTCGGCGCCGGTGTCCGTCGCCAACAACTGCTCTTCACGGTTGACCATATCCTCGCCCTCGAACACGTCCAGGCCGGCCCCGCCGAGGATGCCGGCGTCGAGCGCCCAGAGCAGCCCGTCGGTGTCCACCAGCTGCCCGCGCGCCGTGTTGATCAGCAAGGCTCCCCGCTTGACCTTCGCCAGCCGCTCGCGGTCGAGCAGGTGGCGTGCGCCAGCGCTGTACGGCAGGTGGAGGCTGATCACGTCCGATGTCGCGAGGAGCGTGTCGAGATCGACGTACTCGAAGCCGAGCACGTCGGCGATCAGGCGATTCTGGCGCAGGTCGCTCGCCACGACCTCCATCCCGAAGCCCTTCGCCATCCGGATGACGTGCAGGCCGATGCTGCCGGCCCCGATGATGCCCAGCCGCTTGCCCTGGAGGTCGAAGCCGCGCAGCCCCTCCAGGCTGTAGTTGCCGGCCACCGTCCGGACATAGGCCCGGTGCACGTTCCGCGAGAGCGACAGGATCAGCGCCATCGTGTGCTCGGCCACGGTGTTCTCGCCGTAGTAGGGCACGTTGGCGACCTGAATCCCGCGCGCCTTCGCCGCCGCGAGATCGACATGATCGAAACCGGTCGAGCGGGTCGCCACAAAACGCAAGTCGGGCATGGCGGCCATCACGTCGGCGGTGACGCGTGACATGATGAACACCGACACGATGTCGGCGTCAGCGGTGGGGCCGACACGGCCCGGCAGGAGCAAGTCGCTGGTGGCGCGCACCTCGACCTCCGGTAGCTGCTCCCGCAGGTACGGCTCCTCCCACCCCTCGAGATCGAAGAACACGGCAACGGGCTTCTCGGACACGGCCTTCACCTCTCAGCCGGCGACCGCATCCCGGCGACCGCCCCTCTCGCACATGGAATGATCGTGCCGGTTCGGCCGGGCGTCGGGCAACGTTGACGGCGACCCGACCCGTGCCCCTGGCACATCATCCGGGCCACAATCCCCCTGCCGCGGAGTTTCGCAAGTACACGGAGGGTTCGGCCTGTGCCTGCCGCCACCACCCCGCCCGTCGAGGTGCACCGTTGAGCGCCATCGACGCACACCAGTCGCCGACGACTGACCCGACGCCGACCGTCGCCAGACTGCGCGAGCGCGCCCTTGCCGTGCGCCGCCGCGTGATCCAGATGGTGCAGGCTCTCGGCCACGGCTACCTCGGGCAGGGGCTCGGCGTGGCCGACATCCTGACCGCCGTCTACTTCCACGAGCTTGCTCGGGATGAGGCGCAGCCCATCGACGCCTGGCTGGCTGACCCAGACCGCGGCCGCTTCGTGCTATCGGTCGGCCACTACGCCATCGCGCTGTTCGGCGTGCTGGCCGAGCTTGGCGCATACACGGACGAGGAGCTGGCGACCTACGGCCAGGACGGCAGCGACGTGGAGCAGAACGCCACCGAGTTCGCGAAGGGCTTCGAGGTCACTGGCGGCTCGCTCGGGCAGGGACTGTCGCAGGCCATCGGCATGGCGCTCGGCGCCCGGTTGCGGACGCTCGAAGGCCGCAAGGCGTATCGAGTGTACGCCCTCGTGTCTGATGGCGAGCTGCAAGAGGGACAGGTCTGGGAGGCGATCATGTCGGCTGCCCACTACCGCCTCGACAACCTTGTGGCGATCTTCGACCTGAACCAGATCCAGGCGGATGGCCCGCCCGCCACCGTCATGGGCATCGAGCCGGTCCACGAGAAGCTGCGCGCCTTCGGCTGGAACGTCAGCCGGGTGGACGGCAACGATCTGGCGGCCCTGCTGGCGGCCTTCGCAGAGGCGCGGACCGTCCAGGGTCAGCCGAGCGCCATCGTCTGCGATACCCTGCCGGGCCGAGGCGTCCCGAGCATCGAGCAGCGCGAGAAGGTCCACTACGTCCGCCCGCGCGACCCGCGCGAGCTGGATGGGTTGATCGAGGAGCTGGAGACGGAGGCGGCGGCATGGCGATGATCGACGCGGCGATGATGGGCGCGGTGGCCGCCGAGGCCCAGGCCGTCGATGCGCCGTTTGGCCGGGCGCTGCTGGCGCTCGGGAAGGCGCGCGCCGATGTGGTCGGCATGTCCGCCGACCTCTCCAAGTACACCGATATCCTGCCGTTTGCCGAGGCGTTCCCCGAGCGCTTCTACCAGGCCGGCATGGCCGAAGCGAACATGATGGGCATCGCGGCGGGGCTGGCGCGCGTCGGCTACACGCCGTTCGTCACCACCTACGGCGTCTTCGCCAGCCGGCGGGCGTTCGATCAGGTGGCGATGGCGATCGCGCTGGGCCGCCAGAACGTCAAGATCTTCGCCTTTCTGCCGGGCCTGACGACCCCCGGCGGCCCGACCCACCAGGCCATCGAAGACGTGGCCCTGATGCGAAGCCTGCCGAACATGGTGGTGATCGATCCGGCCGACGCCCGCGAGCTTGGGCAGGTCGTGCAGGCCGTCGCCGACCATGACGGGCCGGCCTACGTGCGCGGCCCGCGCGGCGTCGTGCAGATCGTCCTGCCCCAGGGCTACCAGTTCGAGATTGGCAAAGCCCGGCTGCTGCGCGATGGGGCGGATGTCGGCCTGATCTCGACCGGCATCATGACGGAGCGGGCGTTGCAGGCGGCTGACGTCCTGGCGGCGCGCGGCGTCCAGGCCAGCGTGCTGCACGCCAGCAGCCTGAAGCCGTTCGACGCCGAGGCCGTCAGAGCGCTGGCGGCCCGCGTGCCGGCCCTGGTCAGCGTGGAGAATGGGACCGTCCTCGGCGGGCTGGGGAGCGCCGTCTCTGAGGCGCTGGCGGCGGCCGGCAGCGGCGTGCCGCTCACCACGCTGGGCGTGCAGGATCTCTTCCCGGTGGCCGGCTCGCTCGACTTCCTGCTCGAGCGGTACGGGCTGACCCCGGCCGCCATCGCGGAACAGGCCGAGGCGGCCGTTCGCCGGACTTCTGACACGCAGTCTGCTACGGAGGGCTGACACCATGCGCGCACTGGTCTACCTGGGGCCGGATCAGCTGGAGCTGGAGAACCGGCCGACGCCCACGCCCAGGGAGGGCGAAGCGCTGATCCGGATCCGCTACGCCGGGATCTGTGGGACGGACCTGCATCTGTGGCACGGCGAGATGTCGACGGTCAATCCGCCGGTCGTCGTCGGGCACGAGCTGGTGGGCGAGGTCGTGACGGACACCACGGGCCGCTATTCGGCCGGGCAGCGCGTCGCCGTCGAGCCGCTGCTGGTCTGCGGGAGCTGTCTGGCCTGCCGCTCCGGCGCATCGCACGTCTGTCGCACGCTGCGGGTCCAGGGCGTTCACGCCGACGGCGGCGCAGCGGAGCTGCTCTGCACGCCGACGACGCGGCTGCATGCGATCCCAGACGGCCTGTCCTGGGAGGAGGCTGGCTGCACCGAGCCGGTCTCGGTGGCCGTTCACATGGTGCGGCGCGCCGGCATCGAGCTGGGCGACACCGTCCTGGTGCTGGGCGGCGGCCCCATCGGCTTCCTGGTGGCGAACGTGGCGAAGGCGGCGGGTGCGCGCCGCGTGCTGATCTCGGAGGTCAGCAAGCCGCGCCTTTCGCTGGCCGAGCAGGCCGGCATCGAGACCATCGACGCCAGCCTGCACGACCCTGTCGCCGTGATCCGCGAGATCACGAACGGCGAGGGCGCGGATGTGGTGGTCGAGGCTGTCGGCCACCCGGCAACGGTCGCCCAGATGATCCCGGCCGCCCGCGTTCAGGGGCGCATCCTGGTCGGCGGGATCGGCGGAGTCCAGCCGCCGACCGACCTTGCGAACGTGGTGTTCAAAGAGCTGACCCTGATCGGCTCGCGCGTCTACTCCTCGCGCGACATGGCGACGGCCGTGCACCTGCTCGGCACGGGGGCCATCAACGTCAAGGGGCTGGTGACGCGGACGGTCCCGCTGGAGCACGCGGTCACCGATGGCTACGAGCGGCTGCGAGACTCCCGCGACGAGATGAAGATCCTGCTCGCACCGTAAGAAACGGTCTCAAGAAGGCGCGAATGTGGCGCGGGGGCCTGTCTCCTGCCCGTCATGCTTTGAAACGGGCGGGGGACAGGCCCCCGCGCTGCGGCAGCCGTCAGCGTGAGGCAGGTTCTCAGTCAGGGGCGCACCAGGTTCCCGCGCCGGCTTGACAGCAGGATCGGGCGGCGGGGCAGGTCGGCGGCGGCGAACGATCCGTCCATCAGCAGCTGATTGAACTCGTCGGCCGGCACCGGTTTCGACCACAGGTAGCCCTGCCCCAGCTCGCACCCCATCCGCATCAGGTGCAGCCGCTGGTCCGCCGTCTCGATGCCCTCGGCCACCAGCTCCAGGTCGAGCGCCCGACCCAGCTCCACAATGGCGCTGGTAAGCGCCACGTCGGTCACGCCGCGCGCCAGATCCTTCACGAAGGCGCGGTCGATCTTCAGCACGTCGATAGGGAAGCGTCGCAGGTAGGCCAACGACGAGTAGCCGGTCCCGAAATCGTCGATGGCGAGCCGAACGCCCAGCCGCTTGATCGCCTGGAGCCGGCTGATGGCCGACTCGATGTCCTGCATCAGCATGCTCTCGGTGATCTCGAGCACCAGCGAGTCAGGGGCGATTCCGGTCTCCTGCAGCATCGCCTGCACCTGCTCGATCAGGCGCGGATCGTGGAGCTGGCGAGCCGACAGGTTCACGTTGACCTTGAAGCGCGAACCAAACGGCAGCTCCTGCTGCCAGGTGCGTGCCTGCTGGCAGGCTGTTGCCAGAACCTTCAGCCCGATGGGAACGATGAGCCCCGTCTCCTCGGCCAGCGGGATGAACTCGGCCGGCGAGACCGTGCCACGCACGGGGTGACGCCAGCGAATCAGCGCCTCCGCGCCGATGATCTGGCCGGTCGCGATCGCGACGGTCGGCTGGTAGAACACGTCGAACTCGTCCTGATCGACGGCCCGCTGGAGGTCAGCCTTCAAGGCCAGCCGCTGCACCGCCGCCTCGTGCATGTCGGGGCGGAACGATGCCCAGCCGGCCTTGCCACGGGTCTTCACCATGTACATCGCCACGTCGGCGTTGCGGAGCAGCTCGTTCGCGCCGTCGCCGGGCCGCCCGGCCGCGATGCCGATGCTGGCGTTCATCAGCAGCTCGTGCCCCTCGACCGGGATCGGCACACGCAGGGCGCTCTGGATCCGCTCGGCGATCTCCTCCGCTTCAGCCATGGACGTCGGCTGTTCGAGCAGGATCGCGAACTCGTCGCCGCCGAGCCGTGCGATGGTGTCGGCGGTCCGTACGACCGTCTGCAGCCGACCAGCCAGCGTCACCAGGAGATGGTCGCCGGCGGCGTGCCCGAGGCTGTCGTTCACCGTCTTGAAGTCATCCAGGTCCAGGAACAGGACGATCAGGTCGCCGCCGCCACGCTCCTGCCGTGCCAGGGCGTGGGCCACGCGGTTGTGGAACAGCGCCCGATTCGAGAGCCCGGTGAGCGGGTCGTGGAACGCCTGGTGCGTCAACTGCCGTTCCAGGGCCTTGCGCTCGCCGATGTCGCGGATGGTCAGGACGATGCCGTTGACGTTCGGGTCTGCCAGAAGATTCGTGGCGATGACCTCGGCATGCAGCCAGCCGCCGTCACGACGGCGCAGCCGCCACTCCGTCGCCGTTGCGGTCGGATCGTGGCCTGCGTTCTCAGCCAAGAGCACCTGGGCATGGCCGGCATCGTCAGGGTGGACCCAGGCCAGGAAGCGTGCCCCGAGCGAATCCTCTGGGGCAAAGCCAAACATCGTAGCGACCGACGGCGTCTGATACCTGATCGCCGTGTCCGCGTCCACCACCAGGATCGCGTCCGACGCATGCTGCACGAGCGACCGGAAGCGCGCCTCCACGCGCCGCCCCTCGATCTCGGCCAGCAGCTCTCCGTTCTCGCGGACGGCCAGCACCTGACGGACGACCACAAGCGCCGTCAGGGCCATCGCGCCGATGACGAGGTTGTACAGCTCCGTCCCCGCATCGGTGAACGAGACGACCAGCAGCAGGCCGTAGCCGGCAGCGATGGCGGCATACGGCAGCCATGCCATCGGCCGGCCGGCGGCATGCGCCGTGGGTTCGACGATGATCTCTGCCCGACCCCGGTATTGCAGTTGCGCGGCAGCCACGATCAGCAGCTCCGAGGTGAGCCAGGCGACGTCGAGCAGGTCGCCGCCGGTGTACTTCCTCTCCGGGAAGAGCTCAGCCAGGAACAGGTCAGCCACCAGGATCAGACCGACGCTGAGCGCGAGCAGCTCCATGACCCGTTGCGACGAGCCCTGGTAGCCGCGCAGCAGCAGCGTGATGACGCCGAACAGGAGCACCAGGCATCCGACGACGTAGGCGTACGCCAGGATACTGGCCGCGAGGTCGTCACCCTCGGCGACCATCTGCGGAAGTACAAAGTGCAGGAGTACCATCGCCGAGCCGACGAGGACGATGCACACGTCGAGCCAGTAGCGTGCTCGCTCACCCCGCGTGCGGAACGCCAGTGGAAAGCTCACCAGGCCGGCCATCATGAGCGGGAAACTGCCGAGGTAGGCAACATCGGCCAGCGATGGGCTGGGCGACACGCGAAGCAGCGACTCGTAGTAGCCCCAGAGGGCGTTTCCCATGCCGTAGCTGACCGAACCGATGCCGATGAAGCGCCAGGCGCGGCGCGTCATGTGGTCCAGGTCGCCCGTTACCGATATCCGCCACGCCAGCCCTGCGCCCACCAGGTTGAGCGGCACGTCGACGAATCCGCCGACGAGCAGCATGTACGACTCGCCGCCCCAGCGGCCAAACTGCCACACGATGAACAGCAGGCAATAGACGACGCAAGCGGCGGTGAGCCAGTCACCCCAGTCATGCAGGCCACCGAGGCAGCGTGCGACGGCGCCGGCCGCGGCGCACGCGCGGGAGCGCTGCAGCCCGGCGAATGACGGGCAGGCACCGCCCGACGACTCCTCGCCCGGGCCGGAACGCTGGCGCGCCGTGCACGATTCACGAAACATCTGTCTAGGAAACGCGACACGATGCGACCGTCTGATCGGTCAGATGGCCTATTTCGGCCAGCGCGCCCGAAGTCCAGGTGGTTCCCCGAAAGCCTGTGACCGCTACGCCTTCACGGCTGCCTCGACCGCCGCGTACGGCTGCACGACGTTGATCGGCGTCTCGCCGCGCAGCACCCGTCCGAAGTTGGCGTAGCACGCCTCGGACTTCTTGACCATCGAGTCGCGATTCGCCGTCGCCATGTGCGGCGTCACCACCACGTTGTCGAGCGTCAGGAGCGGATTGTCGGCCGGCGTCGGCTCAACCTCGAACACATCCAGGCCGGCCGCCTGAATCCGCCCTGAGCGCAGGGCCGCGTAGAGGGCCACCTCGTCGATGACGCCACCCCGCGAAGTGTTGATCAGGATGGCGCTCGACTTCATCATCGCCAGCTCGGACGCGCCGATCAGGTGCTTGGAGCCGTCTCCCAGGAAGACGTGCAGCGTGATGGCGTCCGCCGTCTGCAGCAGCTCCTCGAATGGCAAGTACCGTACGCCAAGCGCCTGCTCGACTTCGGCTGGCTGGCGCACGACGTCGTGGTAGACCGCGTCGACGTCGAACCCACGCAGCCGCTTCGCAACCTCCCGCCCGATGCGCCCGAGCCCCAGAATGCCGACCCGCTTGTGCTCGAGCATCAGCGCGGTGTGGCGCAAGTCGTTGTGAATCCAGCGGCCCTGCTTGAGGGCGTTGTGGGCCTCGGTCAGGTGCTTGTAGATGGCCAGCATCAGCAGGATCACGTGCTCTGACACACCCGTGATCGTCCCCTCGGGGGTGATGGCGACGGGGATGCCGCGCGCGTTGGCCGCTGCGACGTCGATCTTCTCGTAGCCGACGCCCGGCATCTGGATCAGCTTCACGTCGGGCGCCATTGCGATCTGCTCGGCGGAGATCGCGCCCGTGACGATGAAGTCGGCCTCGGCGAACTTGGCGCGAACCTCGTCCGCCGTGTCCGCCTTTTCGAGCCAGACGTTCTCGAAGCCATCAGGCTCGACGCTCAGCGTCACCTCGCGGTGCGCCTGGGGCGGCGTCCCCATGTAGAGCACGGTGTACGCCATCGCTCCCTCCCGTTCCTCAAGAGCCTTGTTCGCTCAGGGTGTCGGGCGGGACGATAGCAGGCCGCTGGGTGCGCCTGCTGGCTCAGGTGGCGGCGCGCACGATGCCGAGGCGGGTCGCCTTGACGGCGGCCTGGGTGCGGTCCGCGACTTCGAGCTTGGCGATCACGTGCTCGACGTGCGTCTTGACCGTGCTGACGCTCAGCACCAGATCCCGAGCGATCTCACGATTCGTCTTGCCGGCGGCCAGCAAGGTCAGCACCTCGACCTCGCGGTCGGACAGGTTGTGCGTCGAGCCAGCCGGCGTCGACTCAGGCTGCGCCCCGCGGTCCCGCCCGAGCCGCTGCAGCAACTCGGCCACCATCCCGGCGTTCAGCAGCGACTCGCCGGCCAGCACCTGACGGATCGCGTTGACGATCTCCGGCCGCCCCGAGTCTTTGAGCAAGTACCCCGATGCCCCGACCTTCAGCGCTTCGAGCACGTACTCCGGGTCTTCCTGCATCGTCAGCATGATGACGCTGGTGCGCGGGCAGGTCTTGACGATCTCGGCAGTCGCCGAGAGGCCGTCCATCTTGGGCATCCGCACGTCCATCAGCACCAGGTCGGGGCCAAGCTCCTGGCAGAGCTGCAACGCTTCCAGGCCGTCTCGCGCCTCACCGACGATGGCGATCCCACGCTCGCCCTGCAGCGCGCCGACCAGTCCGAGCCGCGCCAGCTCGTGGTCGTCGACGATCAGCAGCCGCGCCACCGAGCGGCTGGTCCGCCCGCCTGACTCACGCGACATAGTTGCTCGACTCCACCGCTGGCGTCTCACCGGCCGGTGGCAGCGCTACCACGCCGAGCGGAATCCGCACGGCGACGCGGGTTCCGCGCCCTGGCTGGCTCTCGACGGTACACGTCCCGCCGACCAGCGCGGCGCGCTCGCGCATCCCGACCAGGCCCAGTCGCTGCCCTGGGCTCGCCTCGGTGGGAGGCGCCCCCACCACGAACCCCGCTCCCCGGTCGGCCACCTCCAGATCGACGTATCCATCCTGCCGCTGGAGCGACACGGTAGCCACCAGCGTCTCGGCGTGTTTACGCACGTTGGTCAACGCCTCCTGCGTGATTCGGAAGAGGACCGTCTCGATAGGACCGGGCAGGCGCGCTGGTCCCAGCCCGGCATGATACTCAATACTCCAGCCGTCGCTGTTCAGCTCCTGGATGTGCAGGCGCAACGCTCGCTCCAGGCCAAAGTCGTCAAGCGTCGTCGGGCGCAGGCCGGCGATCGCCTGACGCGCCTCGCGCACCACGCGGCGCGCCAGCTCCAGACTCCGCTCGAGCTGCTGGCGGGTCTCCTGAGAACGTGGGCGGTACTGCGACGCGAACGTCTGCAGGCTCATGTGGGTGGCTGCCGCGACCTGGGCCAGCCCGTCGTGCAGGTCGTAGGCAACGCGCCGGCGCTCCTCTTCCTGCGCGATCAGCAACTTACGCAGCGCATCCTGGAGGCGCAGCTCGCGGTCTCCGACCTCGCGGTAGAGGCGGGCGTTGTCCAATGCGCTCACGGCGTGCGCGGCCAGGCTGGCGAGCGCGTCCTGCGTGACCACCGCCCGGTGCTCCGCACCGTAGATCTCCAGCACGCCGAGCGCCCGCCCACGCGCCCGCAGCACCACGAACTGCCCGACGACCATGCCCGTCTCGGGGCAGGCCGGCACCGCCAGAACGGACGGAGACGACGCCTCTTCGAGCGCGGCCAGCCGAGCCTGCCGCAGCGAGTCGCAGCGGCGGATGTGCTCCGTCAAGAGCGGGTCGCCATCCTGGCCGAGCAGCCGCACGTCGCCGAGGCCGTCGTCCAGGAACACCAGCGCCGCATCGAGCCGGGCGATCCTCACGCAGCTCTCGACCAGCCGCTGACCGATCTCCTCCTCAACCAGCGTTGAGCCCAGGTCTCGGCTGGCCTCGTGCAGCACCAGCAGGCTTTCCAGGCTGTGCCGCAGCGTCGATTCGGAAACGGTCAGGTCGTGGACAAGCCGTCGCTCACGGGTCACGTCCACCAGCACGGCGACGGCTCCATGAATCTCACCCTCCGGCGACCGC carries:
- a CDS encoding hydroxyacid dehydrogenase translates to MKAVSEKPVAVFFDLEGWEEPYLREQLPEVEVRATSDLLLPGRVGPTADADIVSVFIMSRVTADVMAAMPDLRFVATRSTGFDHVDLAAAKARGIQVANVPYYGENTVAEHTMALILSLSRNVHRAYVRTVAGNYSLEGLRGFDLQGKRLGIIGAGSIGLHVIRMAKGFGMEVVASDLRQNRLIADVLGFEYVDLDTLLATSDVISLHLPYSAGARHLLDRERLAKVKRGALLINTARGQLVDTDGLLWALDAGILGGAGLDVFEGEDMVNREEQLLATDTGAEEQLKAAMRLHLLQRRENVVLTPHIAFNSHEAVRRILDTTVGNIRAFLAGQPTNLVGA
- a CDS encoding transketolase encodes the protein MVQALGHGYLGQGLGVADILTAVYFHELARDEAQPIDAWLADPDRGRFVLSVGHYAIALFGVLAELGAYTDEELATYGQDGSDVEQNATEFAKGFEVTGGSLGQGLSQAIGMALGARLRTLEGRKAYRVYALVSDGELQEGQVWEAIMSAAHYRLDNLVAIFDLNQIQADGPPATVMGIEPVHEKLRAFGWNVSRVDGNDLAALLAAFAEARTVQGQPSAIVCDTLPGRGVPSIEQREKVHYVRPRDPRELDGLIEELETEAAAWR
- a CDS encoding transketolase family protein, yielding MAMIDAAMMGAVAAEAQAVDAPFGRALLALGKARADVVGMSADLSKYTDILPFAEAFPERFYQAGMAEANMMGIAAGLARVGYTPFVTTYGVFASRRAFDQVAMAIALGRQNVKIFAFLPGLTTPGGPTHQAIEDVALMRSLPNMVVIDPADARELGQVVQAVADHDGPAYVRGPRGVVQIVLPQGYQFEIGKARLLRDGADVGLISTGIMTERALQAADVLAARGVQASVLHASSLKPFDAEAVRALAARVPALVSVENGTVLGGLGSAVSEALAAAGSGVPLTTLGVQDLFPVAGSLDFLLERYGLTPAAIAEQAEAAVRRTSDTQSATEG
- a CDS encoding alcohol dehydrogenase catalytic domain-containing protein, coding for MRALVYLGPDQLELENRPTPTPREGEALIRIRYAGICGTDLHLWHGEMSTVNPPVVVGHELVGEVVTDTTGRYSAGQRVAVEPLLVCGSCLACRSGASHVCRTLRVQGVHADGGAAELLCTPTTRLHAIPDGLSWEEAGCTEPVSVAVHMVRRAGIELGDTVLVLGGGPIGFLVANVAKAAGARRVLISEVSKPRLSLAEQAGIETIDASLHDPVAVIREITNGEGADVVVEAVGHPATVAQMIPAARVQGRILVGGIGGVQPPTDLANVVFKELTLIGSRVYSSRDMATAVHLLGTGAINVKGLVTRTVPLEHAVTDGYERLRDSRDEMKILLAP
- a CDS encoding EAL domain-containing protein yields the protein MWQFGRWGGESYMLLVGGFVDVPLNLVGAGLAWRISVTGDLDHMTRRAWRFIGIGSVSYGMGNALWGYYESLLRVSPSPSLADVAYLGSFPLMMAGLVSFPLAFRTRGERARYWLDVCIVLVGSAMVLLHFVLPQMVAEGDDLAASILAYAYVVGCLVLLFGVITLLLRGYQGSSQRVMELLALSVGLILVADLFLAELFPERKYTGGDLLDVAWLTSELLIVAAAQLQYRGRAEIIVEPTAHAAGRPMAWLPYAAIAAGYGLLLVVSFTDAGTELYNLVIGAMALTALVVVRQVLAVRENGELLAEIEGRRVEARFRSLVQHASDAILVVDADTAIRYQTPSVATMFGFAPEDSLGARFLAWVHPDDAGHAQVLLAENAGHDPTATATEWRLRRRDGGWLHAEVIATNLLADPNVNGIVLTIRDIGERKALERQLTHQAFHDPLTGLSNRALFHNRVAHALARQERGGGDLIVLFLDLDDFKTVNDSLGHAAGDHLLVTLAGRLQTVVRTADTIARLGGDEFAILLEQPTSMAEAEEIAERIQSALRVPIPVEGHELLMNASIGIAAGRPGDGANELLRNADVAMYMVKTRGKAGWASFRPDMHEAAVQRLALKADLQRAVDQDEFDVFYQPTVAIATGQIIGAEALIRWRHPVRGTVSPAEFIPLAEETGLIVPIGLKVLATACQQARTWQQELPFGSRFKVNVNLSARQLHDPRLIEQVQAMLQETGIAPDSLVLEITESMLMQDIESAISRLQAIKRLGVRLAIDDFGTGYSSLAYLRRFPIDVLKIDRAFVKDLARGVTDVALTSAIVELGRALDLELVAEGIETADQRLHLMRMGCELGQGYLWSKPVPADEFNQLLMDGSFAAADLPRRPILLSSRRGNLVRP
- a CDS encoding 2-hydroxyacid dehydrogenase translates to MAYTVLYMGTPPQAHREVTLSVEPDGFENVWLEKADTADEVRAKFAEADFIVTGAISAEQIAMAPDVKLIQMPGVGYEKIDVAAANARGIPVAITPEGTITGVSEHVILLMLAIYKHLTEAHNALKQGRWIHNDLRHTALMLEHKRVGILGLGRIGREVAKRLRGFDVDAVYHDVVRQPAEVEQALGVRYLPFEELLQTADAITLHVFLGDGSKHLIGASELAMMKSSAILINTSRGGVIDEVALYAALRSGRIQAAGLDVFEVEPTPADNPLLTLDNVVVTPHMATANRDSMVKKSEACYANFGRVLRGETPINVVQPYAAVEAAVKA
- a CDS encoding response regulator transcription factor, translating into MSRESGGRTSRSVARLLIVDDHELARLGLVGALQGERGIAIVGEARDGLEALQLCQELGPDLVLMDVRMPKMDGLSATAEIVKTCPRTSVIMLTMQEDPEYVLEALKVGASGYLLKDSGRPEIVNAIRQVLAGESLLNAGMVAELLQRLGRDRGAQPESTPAGSTHNLSDREVEVLTLLAAGKTNREIARDLVLSVSTVKTHVEHVIAKLEVADRTQAAVKATRLGIVRAAT